A stretch of Amycolatopsis balhimycina FH 1894 DNA encodes these proteins:
- a CDS encoding methylated-DNA--[protein]-cysteine S-methyltransferase has product MDHATIDHATVDHATVDSPIGSLTLVGSGGVVTGLYFPGHWTRPDRTAFGTRADSAFPEAVRQLKEYFAGQRTEFAAPMRAEGDEFQRAVWAEIAKIPYGSTATYGDLARAVGGLPHEVGAAVGRNPLSILVACHRVVGKGGKLTGYAGGLKRKAFLLDLERPAHGGLW; this is encoded by the coding sequence ATGGACCACGCCACGATTGATCATGCCACGGTCGATCATGCCACGGTCGATTCCCCGATCGGCTCGCTGACCCTCGTCGGCTCCGGCGGTGTCGTGACCGGGTTGTACTTCCCGGGCCACTGGACGCGGCCCGACCGTACCGCGTTCGGCACGCGTGCGGATTCGGCGTTCCCCGAGGCCGTTCGTCAGCTGAAGGAGTACTTCGCCGGGCAGCGCACGGAGTTCGCCGCGCCGATGCGGGCCGAGGGCGACGAGTTCCAGCGTGCTGTCTGGGCCGAGATCGCGAAGATCCCCTACGGCTCGACAGCGACGTACGGCGACCTGGCCCGGGCGGTCGGCGGGCTGCCGCACGAAGTCGGCGCGGCGGTCGGGCGGAACCCGCTGAGCATCCTGGTGGCATGCCACCGCGTGGTCGGGAAGGGCGGAAAGCTGACCGGGTACGCGGGCGGGCTGAAACGCAAGGCGTTCCTGCTGGACCTGGAACGCCCGGCGCACGGAGGCCTCTGGTGA
- a CDS encoding putative protein N(5)-glutamine methyltransferase has product MAIPDVVSRLRAAGCVFAEDEADLLVAAASTPAELDSLVERRVAGLPLEHLLGWAEFHGLRVVVRPGVFVPRHRTEFLVDVAVSLAPPDPVVLDLCCGSGALGAAFTAAVRPSELHAADVEPAAVECARVNLPDARVHQGDLYDALPASLRGRVDVLLANVPYVPSEAVATMPPEARLHEPLVALDGGADGLDLARRVAAGAPRWLAPGGTVLIESSERQAPVLSRILAAAGLTPGVHESEEQGATVVTGTAEI; this is encoded by the coding sequence TTGGCCATTCCTGATGTCGTCTCCCGGCTGCGCGCCGCGGGCTGCGTGTTCGCCGAGGACGAGGCGGACCTGCTCGTCGCGGCCGCCTCGACTCCCGCCGAGCTCGACTCGCTGGTGGAGCGCCGGGTCGCCGGGCTCCCGCTGGAGCACCTGCTCGGCTGGGCCGAGTTCCACGGCCTTCGCGTCGTCGTGCGGCCGGGGGTGTTCGTCCCCCGGCACCGCACCGAGTTCCTGGTCGACGTCGCCGTCTCGCTCGCGCCACCGGACCCGGTGGTCCTCGACCTCTGCTGCGGCTCGGGCGCGCTCGGCGCCGCGTTCACCGCGGCGGTGCGGCCGAGTGAGCTGCACGCGGCCGACGTCGAACCCGCCGCCGTCGAGTGCGCCCGCGTGAACCTCCCGGACGCCCGGGTCCACCAGGGCGATCTCTACGACGCCCTGCCGGCTTCCCTGCGTGGCCGCGTCGACGTCCTGCTGGCCAACGTGCCGTATGTCCCGTCGGAGGCCGTGGCGACCATGCCGCCGGAGGCCCGGCTGCACGAGCCCCTCGTGGCGCTCGACGGCGGCGCGGACGGCCTCGACCTCGCCCGCCGGGTCGCCGCGGGCGCGCCCCGCTGGCTGGCGCCGGGCGGCACCGTGCTGATCGAATCGAGTGAACGGCAGGCGCCCGTGCTGAGCCGGATCCTCGCCGCGGCCGGGTTGACGCCCGGGGTGCACGAGTCCGAAGAACAGGGCGCGACCGTCGTGACCGGCACCGCCGAGATCTGA
- a CDS encoding copper resistance CopC family protein, whose translation MFGAVLAVLTGLVVLAGPASAHTELVSSSPAEGASLATAPTQLQLTFGEPVTLPPDPVRVIGRDGARWQIATPSVTGGVVTVPVTPAGGAQAYTLTWKVIAKDGDNVTGIVHFTLTAPASAQATTATTAPTETTAAAAPAAVGTTGIPGWVWVLVAVAAVLAAGVVLVRVLKGPKR comes from the coding sequence GTGTTCGGAGCCGTACTGGCCGTCCTCACCGGGCTCGTCGTGCTCGCCGGGCCCGCCTCGGCCCACACCGAGCTCGTGTCGAGTTCACCCGCTGAAGGCGCTTCGCTCGCGACGGCTCCGACGCAGCTCCAGCTGACCTTCGGCGAGCCGGTCACGCTGCCGCCGGACCCGGTCAGGGTCATCGGCCGCGATGGCGCCAGGTGGCAGATCGCCACGCCGTCGGTGACGGGCGGGGTCGTGACGGTGCCGGTGACCCCGGCGGGCGGGGCCCAGGCCTACACACTGACCTGGAAAGTCATCGCGAAGGACGGCGACAACGTCACCGGCATCGTGCACTTCACGCTCACCGCCCCGGCGTCCGCCCAGGCGACTACGGCTACGACGGCGCCGACCGAGACGACCGCCGCGGCCGCGCCTGCCGCTGTCGGCACCACCGGCATTCCCGGCTGGGTGTGGGTCCTGGTCGCGGTCGCCGCCGTGCTCGCGGCGGGCGTCGTGCTGGTGCGCGTGCTGAAAGGTCCGAAACGCTGA
- a CDS encoding 2OG-Fe(II) oxygenase, producing the protein MTAFEKRVAAADWDAVAAEVDDYGCALLPPLLTPAECARLITLWEEPSHFRATVNLRRHRFGDHGDYRYFAAPFPEPVQRLRKALYPRLLPIARDWHARLGREAEWPSTLDEWLAVCHAAGQRRPTPILLRYEPGGWNALHRDLYGDKVFPLQVVINLNDPGTDHTGGEFLLVEQRPRAQSRGTATLIPQGQGLVFTTRDRPVRSARGWSAAPVRHGVSAVRSGHRHTLGLVFHDAA; encoded by the coding sequence GTGACAGCGTTCGAAAAGCGGGTCGCGGCAGCCGACTGGGACGCGGTGGCGGCGGAGGTCGACGACTACGGCTGCGCGCTCCTGCCCCCGCTGCTGACCCCGGCCGAGTGCGCCCGGCTGATCACGCTGTGGGAAGAGCCATCGCACTTCCGGGCGACGGTGAACCTGCGGCGCCACCGCTTCGGGGACCACGGCGACTACCGCTACTTCGCCGCGCCGTTTCCCGAGCCCGTCCAGCGGCTGCGCAAGGCGCTCTACCCACGGCTGCTGCCGATCGCGCGGGACTGGCACGCCCGGCTCGGCCGCGAGGCGGAGTGGCCGTCCACTTTGGACGAGTGGCTGGCCGTCTGCCACGCCGCCGGGCAGCGGCGGCCCACGCCGATCCTGCTGCGCTACGAGCCGGGCGGCTGGAACGCACTGCACCGGGACCTCTACGGCGACAAGGTGTTCCCGCTGCAGGTCGTGATCAACCTCAACGACCCGGGCACCGACCACACCGGCGGCGAGTTCCTGCTGGTGGAGCAGCGGCCGCGGGCCCAGTCGCGCGGCACGGCGACCCTGATCCCGCAGGGCCAGGGCCTCGTGTTCACCACCCGCGACCGGCCGGTCCGCTCGGCCCGCGGCTGGTCGGCGGCCCCGGTGCGCCACGGCGTCTCGGCGGTCCGCTCGGGCCACCGGCACACCCTCGGCCTCGTGTTCCACGACGCGGCATGA
- a CDS encoding L,D-transpeptidase — protein sequence MRGTGVAALLGSVLVTAACAAPHTTTPSPIAEPVPLTTTPPPTTTPPHTKTPPHTKTLPPPPPCAVTTGACVSLAQRLAWLLRDGRVVRGPVQAGFGPPEDATPAGSFHVVWKDREHRSSVYGTDMPNSVFFAAGGIAFHAGPLDAPSHGCVHLTDTDSAAFFDGLNVGDAVQVL from the coding sequence ATGCGCGGAACCGGGGTGGCGGCCCTGCTCGGATCGGTGCTGGTCACGGCGGCCTGCGCGGCGCCGCACACCACGACGCCGAGCCCGATCGCGGAGCCGGTCCCGCTGACCACCACCCCGCCGCCTACGACGACCCCGCCGCACACGAAAACCCCGCCGCACACGAAAACGCTGCCGCCCCCGCCGCCGTGCGCCGTCACCACCGGGGCCTGCGTGAGCCTGGCGCAGCGGCTGGCCTGGCTGCTGCGGGACGGCCGGGTCGTGCGCGGCCCGGTCCAGGCCGGGTTCGGGCCGCCGGAGGACGCGACGCCGGCCGGGTCGTTCCACGTCGTGTGGAAGGACCGCGAGCACCGCAGCAGCGTCTACGGCACCGACATGCCCAACTCGGTGTTCTTCGCGGCCGGCGGCATCGCGTTCCACGCCGGGCCGCTGGACGCGCCTTCGCACGGCTGTGTCCACCTCACGGACACCGACTCGGCGGCGTTCTTCGACGGGCTGAACGTCGGGGACGCGGTGCAGGTCTTGTAG
- a CDS encoding RNA polymerase sigma factor — MIVKPFEQIVAEHGPMVLRVCRAVLGPADAEDAWSETFLAALKAYPGLPADANVQAWLVTIAHRKAVDVTRAQARRPVPVGEIPDRPGHADTRDGDLWEALARLPDKQRAAVAYHYLAGLPYREIAEITGGSTDAARRAAADGIKALRATYPLEGAHS; from the coding sequence GTGATCGTGAAACCGTTCGAGCAGATCGTGGCCGAGCACGGGCCGATGGTCCTCCGGGTCTGCCGGGCCGTGCTCGGCCCGGCCGACGCCGAAGACGCCTGGTCGGAGACCTTCCTGGCGGCCCTGAAGGCGTACCCCGGCTTGCCCGCCGACGCGAACGTCCAGGCGTGGCTCGTCACGATCGCGCACCGCAAGGCCGTCGACGTCACCCGTGCCCAGGCGCGCCGGCCGGTTCCGGTCGGCGAGATCCCGGACCGGCCCGGCCACGCCGACACCCGCGACGGCGACCTGTGGGAAGCGCTGGCAAGGCTGCCGGACAAGCAGCGCGCCGCCGTCGCCTACCACTACCTGGCCGGGCTGCCCTACCGCGAGATCGCGGAGATCACCGGGGGCAGCACCGACGCCGCCCGCCGGGCGGCCGCCGACGGCATCAAAGCCCTGCGGGCCACCTATCCCTTGGAAGGAGCGCACTCATGA
- a CDS encoding methylated-DNA--[protein]-cysteine S-methyltransferase, whose protein sequence is MIDIIASLPVPYEVLPDRLHEQLTEAASREGLLDVAYHTVDTPVGSLLLAATEQGLVKVAFDRQDHEAVLAELAKTISPRILRAPARLAPVVRQLDEYFAGGRRAFDVPLDFRLARGFRLSVLEHLPEIAYGRTESYAQVAAAAGSPKAVRAVGTACALNPLPVVVPCHRVVRSDGSYGQYAGGEEAKRTLLTMEAA, encoded by the coding sequence ATGATCGACATCATCGCGTCGCTTCCGGTGCCCTACGAGGTCCTCCCGGACCGCCTGCACGAGCAGCTCACCGAAGCCGCTTCCCGGGAGGGGCTGCTGGACGTCGCCTACCACACCGTCGACACGCCGGTCGGGTCGCTCCTGCTGGCCGCGACCGAGCAGGGCCTGGTCAAGGTGGCCTTCGACCGCCAGGACCACGAGGCCGTGCTGGCCGAGCTGGCCAAGACGATCAGCCCGCGGATCCTGCGGGCGCCCGCCCGGCTTGCCCCGGTCGTCCGGCAGCTCGACGAGTACTTCGCGGGCGGGCGGCGCGCCTTCGACGTGCCGCTGGACTTCCGGCTGGCCCGCGGGTTCCGCCTGTCCGTGCTGGAGCACCTGCCGGAGATCGCCTACGGGCGCACCGAGAGCTACGCGCAGGTCGCGGCGGCCGCGGGCAGCCCTAAGGCGGTCCGCGCGGTCGGCACCGCGTGCGCGCTCAACCCGTTGCCGGTGGTGGTGCCGTGCCACCGGGTCGTCCGGTCCGACGGGTCGTACGGCCAGTACGCGGGCGGCGAGGAAGCCAAGCGGACCCTCCTGACGATGGAGGCGGCGTGA
- a CDS encoding S53 family peptidase: MNTLIRALTSVCAAAAIGCAVAPAASAAPVPRPACPDTGPDVLRCLTTYTPGAARTLVDGPAGWGAGDLASAYRLPGQPGPDTVVGISIAYDAPSLEADLAAYRTQYGLPPCTTANGCFRKVNQQGTPAPLPPEDSGWAMESTLDVSMVSAACPSCRIVVVEGHSPGFADLAETEDTAVLLGAKVVSNSYGAREGSTPLAFASHYQHPGVTVVASSGDTGFTAASYPAVVASTIAVGGTSLARDPDSPRGWTESAWRRGGSGCSAYIAKPAWQADTHCAKRTVADIAAVAEDIAIHFADAGGWISVNGTSASAPFVAGLAGRSGHAGAVQPAGLYAKAGSFTDVTTGSNDRTGTGQKCGGDYLCLAGPGYDAPTGVGVPDGLAGF, encoded by the coding sequence GTGAACACATTGATTCGCGCGCTGACGTCGGTGTGCGCGGCGGCGGCCATCGGGTGCGCGGTCGCCCCGGCCGCGTCCGCGGCGCCGGTCCCGCGCCCGGCGTGTCCCGACACCGGTCCGGACGTCCTGCGGTGCCTCACGACGTACACACCGGGTGCGGCGCGCACCCTGGTCGACGGCCCGGCCGGCTGGGGTGCCGGCGACCTCGCGTCGGCCTACCGGCTGCCCGGCCAGCCGGGGCCGGACACCGTCGTCGGCATCTCGATCGCCTATGACGCCCCGAGCCTGGAGGCCGACCTCGCCGCCTACCGGACGCAGTACGGCCTGCCGCCGTGCACCACGGCGAACGGCTGCTTCCGGAAGGTGAACCAGCAGGGCACGCCGGCTCCCCTGCCGCCGGAGGACTCCGGCTGGGCGATGGAGTCCACATTGGACGTCTCGATGGTGTCGGCGGCGTGCCCGTCGTGCCGGATCGTCGTGGTGGAAGGCCATTCGCCCGGGTTCGCCGACCTCGCGGAGACGGAGGACACAGCGGTCCTGCTGGGCGCGAAGGTGGTGTCGAACAGCTACGGCGCGCGCGAAGGCAGCACTCCGCTGGCCTTCGCGAGCCACTACCAGCACCCGGGCGTCACGGTCGTGGCGTCCTCGGGCGACACCGGTTTCACAGCGGCGAGCTATCCGGCGGTGGTGGCCTCGACGATCGCCGTCGGCGGGACGTCGCTGGCCCGCGACCCGGACTCCCCGCGGGGCTGGACGGAGTCGGCGTGGCGACGCGGCGGCAGCGGCTGTTCGGCGTACATCGCGAAACCGGCGTGGCAGGCGGACACCCACTGCGCCAAGCGAACGGTAGCGGACATCGCCGCGGTGGCGGAGGACATCGCCATCCACTTCGCCGACGCCGGCGGCTGGATCAGCGTGAACGGCACCAGCGCCTCGGCGCCGTTCGTCGCCGGGCTGGCCGGCCGGTCCGGGCACGCGGGAGCGGTTCAGCCGGCCGGCCTGTACGCCAAGGCCGGTTCGTTCACCGACGTGACCACGGGCAGCAACGACCGGACGGGCACGGGCCAGAAGTGCGGCGGCGACTACCTGTGCCTCGCGGGCCCGGGTTACGACGCTCCGACGGGCGTCGGCGTCCCGGACGGCCTCGCCGGCTTCTGA
- a CDS encoding cytochrome P450 yields MTATTDTPRLPFDRPSVLEIAPLFEVLRRQGPVVAVTTPAGDPAWLVTGFEQVRAVFTDPRFGRSHPAPEEASALSAAAILSRPQGDHETEHAEHARMRRLLVPAFSANRIRRLAGHVQELADGCFDAMDRARHEDEPVDLHEHLSFPLPVLVICELLGVPYEDRGTFRVLSERMGRMDIGDGADAALDEFAGYMSRLAAVKRRQPAQDVVSDLVRAQADDPSFGDGDVARLAAGLLFAGHETTSNRIDLGVLYLLTDLARRDALAADPEGRVHGVVEEILRLAAPSGLGVLRYAHDDVEIGGVAIARGDAVVLALGAANRDPAVFPAAGTFDPDRKPNSHISFAYGGWFCIGASLARTELRVVFGSLLRRFPGLRLAVPVDELEVRTNRVTGGVDRVPVLW; encoded by the coding sequence ATGACCGCCACCACGGACACCCCGCGCCTGCCGTTCGACCGGCCGAGCGTCCTCGAGATCGCGCCCCTGTTCGAGGTGCTGCGCCGCCAGGGGCCGGTGGTCGCGGTGACCACCCCGGCGGGTGACCCGGCCTGGCTGGTCACCGGGTTCGAGCAGGTCCGCGCGGTGTTCACCGACCCGAGGTTCGGCCGCTCGCACCCGGCACCGGAGGAGGCCTCGGCGCTGTCGGCCGCGGCCATCCTGAGCCGTCCGCAGGGCGACCACGAGACCGAGCACGCCGAACACGCGCGGATGCGGCGGCTGCTCGTGCCCGCGTTCTCCGCCAACCGGATCCGCCGGCTCGCCGGCCACGTCCAGGAGCTCGCCGACGGCTGCTTCGACGCGATGGACCGGGCCCGGCACGAGGACGAGCCGGTCGACCTGCACGAACACCTCTCGTTCCCGCTGCCGGTGCTGGTGATCTGCGAGCTGCTCGGCGTCCCCTACGAAGACCGCGGCACGTTCCGCGTGCTGTCGGAACGGATGGGCCGGATGGACATCGGCGACGGTGCGGACGCGGCGCTCGACGAGTTCGCCGGCTACATGAGCCGGCTCGCGGCGGTCAAACGCCGGCAGCCCGCCCAGGACGTCGTCTCCGACCTGGTCCGCGCGCAGGCCGACGACCCGTCCTTCGGCGACGGCGACGTCGCCCGGCTCGCCGCCGGCCTGCTGTTCGCCGGCCACGAAACGACGTCCAACCGGATCGACCTCGGCGTGCTGTACCTGCTCACCGACCTCGCCCGGCGCGACGCGCTGGCCGCCGACCCCGAAGGCCGCGTGCACGGGGTGGTGGAGGAGATTCTGCGGCTGGCCGCGCCGAGCGGCCTCGGCGTCCTGCGCTACGCCCACGACGACGTCGAGATCGGCGGCGTCGCCATCGCTCGCGGCGACGCGGTGGTCCTGGCGCTCGGAGCCGCGAACCGGGACCCGGCGGTGTTCCCGGCCGCCGGGACGTTCGACCCGGACCGCAAGCCGAACTCGCACATCAGCTTCGCCTACGGCGGCTGGTTCTGCATCGGCGCGAGCCTGGCCCGCACCGAACTGCGGGTCGTGTTCGGTTCGCTGCTCCGCCGGTTCCCCGGGCTGCGCCTGGCCGTGCCGGTGGATGAACTCGAGGTTCGGACGAACCGTGTCACCGGGGGAGTGGACCGCGTGCCGGTCCTCTGGTAG
- a CDS encoding HNH endonuclease: protein MKVLVLNAGYEPLQTVSVPHAIRMLVRHVAEIHEAEDGLAYGLFPRPKIVRLLRYVVMKWRYTQPPRWSRRGVLVRDGHRCAYCGQRATTIDHVRPISRGGDRTDWLNTVAACGGTARSCNARKADKLPGEAGMKLRFAPYVPTWDQLHRPGA, encoded by the coding sequence GTGAAGGTTCTCGTCCTCAACGCCGGCTACGAGCCGCTGCAGACCGTTTCCGTCCCGCACGCGATCCGCATGCTCGTGCGGCACGTCGCCGAGATCCACGAGGCCGAAGACGGCCTCGCCTACGGGCTGTTCCCGCGCCCCAAGATCGTGCGGTTGCTGCGGTACGTCGTCATGAAGTGGCGATATACGCAGCCACCGCGCTGGTCCCGGCGCGGTGTGCTGGTCCGGGACGGGCACCGCTGCGCGTACTGCGGGCAGCGCGCCACCACGATCGACCACGTGCGGCCGATCAGCCGCGGCGGCGACCGGACCGACTGGCTCAACACCGTCGCCGCGTGCGGCGGCACGGCCCGCAGCTGCAACGCCCGGAAGGCGGACAAGCTGCCGGGCGAGGCCGGGATGAAGCTCCGCTTCGCCCCGTACGTCCCGACGTGGGACCAGCTGCACCGGCCCGGCGCCTGA
- a CDS encoding response regulator: MLAPPVRVLVADRDPAVRARVGTILGEADGIEVVGSAPDATAALVTLRRRLPDVILLDLRLGLPVREPVSRRSAVVALAAFDSDAGILRALRDGAAGFLLRSARRNELVKVVRLAADGHLVLSPDATRRLVSAATRLSGPRDERLAQVDRLSARETDVLVAIGAALTNAEIASRLGLPEPVVRDCVARVVRKLGCAHRTAAGLLAYERGLCRPGVN; encoded by the coding sequence ATGCTCGCCCCGCCGGTCCGGGTCCTCGTGGCCGACCGCGACCCGGCGGTGCGGGCCCGCGTGGGCACGATCCTCGGCGAGGCCGACGGCATCGAGGTGGTCGGTTCGGCCCCCGACGCGACGGCGGCGCTGGTCACCCTCCGGCGGCGGCTGCCGGACGTGATCCTGCTGGACCTGCGCCTGGGACTGCCGGTGCGGGAGCCGGTTTCCCGGCGGTCCGCGGTGGTGGCGCTGGCGGCGTTCGACTCGGACGCGGGAATCCTGCGCGCGCTGCGGGACGGCGCGGCCGGGTTCCTGCTGCGCTCGGCCCGCCGCAACGAACTGGTCAAGGTGGTCCGCCTGGCCGCGGACGGCCACCTGGTGCTGTCCCCCGACGCGACCCGCCGGCTGGTGTCGGCGGCGACCCGGTTGTCCGGCCCGCGCGACGAGCGGCTGGCGCAGGTGGACCGGTTGTCGGCCCGCGAGACCGACGTGCTCGTCGCGATCGGGGCGGCGCTGACGAACGCCGAAATCGCCTCGCGGCTCGGCCTCCCGGAGCCGGTGGTGCGCGACTGCGTCGCGAGGGTGGTGCGCAAGCTCGGCTGCGCGCACCGGACGGCGGCGGGGCTGCTGGCGTACGAGCGTGGGTTGTGCCGTCCGGGCGTGAATTGA
- a CDS encoding helix-turn-helix domain-containing protein — protein sequence MSDDETVRSLARALVRRVAELADPDAAGRRPLLDLTELGVRCLLVPVVPSAHDLLSPREHEIARMVGQGYTNRAIARVLDISLYTVSAHMRRIFTKLGVGTRAAMVAALSGQDSLAEAAAGGLPVLGDTD from the coding sequence GTGAGCGATGACGAAACGGTCCGAAGCCTGGCCAGGGCGCTGGTCCGCCGGGTGGCCGAGCTGGCCGACCCGGACGCGGCCGGGCGGCGCCCGCTGCTGGACCTGACGGAGCTGGGGGTCCGTTGCCTGCTCGTGCCGGTGGTGCCGTCGGCGCACGACCTGCTGAGCCCGCGCGAGCACGAGATCGCCCGCATGGTCGGTCAGGGGTACACCAACCGGGCGATCGCCCGCGTGCTCGACATCAGCCTGTACACGGTGTCGGCGCACATGCGGCGGATCTTCACGAAGCTCGGGGTGGGCACGCGAGCCGCGATGGTGGCGGCGCTGTCGGGCCAGGACTCGCTCGCGGAGGCGGCCGCCGGGGGACTTCCGGTACTCGGCGACACCGACTAG
- a CDS encoding protein kinase domain-containing protein has product MTDAGELIAGRYRLAERIGQGAMGVVWRARDERLDRVVAVKQLDYDPAIGQAAGDQAALRALREARLTARLRHPHAVTVHDVVEVSGEPYLVMEYLPSRSLADILLDRDRLPADEVARIGAQIASALAAAHAEGVMHRDVTPANVLIGESGVAKIADFGISRATGEGLVTGGGFIAGTPAFLAPEVAGGGEGGFPADVFALGATLYRALEGTPPFGTDDNPIALLLKVAKEEVIPPRHDGPLAEVLGRLLRRDPAERPTMVEAQELFEAVTENRPLPPSRPRRTATRLIRVRRSRRPIVLASAAGAVLLALGVVIGTALVPDGTATVAAPVSSSPPGTTPPSPTTTTDLGCAARYEVTNSWPGGYQVEVTVRNDHGAGLSGWRVLWTLPAGHRISDLWNGSFTVEGSAVTVENASWNAKLDASGSTTFGFIALTQSGSGGARPSLTCRTL; this is encoded by the coding sequence GTGACCGACGCAGGAGAGTTGATCGCCGGGCGCTACCGGCTGGCCGAGCGGATCGGCCAGGGGGCGATGGGCGTCGTCTGGCGCGCCCGCGACGAGCGGCTCGACCGCGTGGTCGCGGTGAAGCAGCTGGACTACGACCCGGCCATCGGGCAGGCCGCCGGTGACCAGGCGGCCCTGCGCGCCCTGCGCGAAGCGCGGCTGACCGCGCGGCTGCGGCACCCGCACGCGGTCACGGTGCACGACGTCGTCGAGGTGTCCGGCGAGCCCTACCTGGTCATGGAGTACCTGCCGTCGCGCAGTCTCGCGGACATCCTGCTCGACCGGGACAGGCTGCCCGCCGACGAGGTGGCCCGCATCGGCGCGCAGATCGCGTCGGCGCTCGCGGCCGCGCACGCCGAAGGCGTCATGCACCGCGACGTCACGCCCGCCAACGTTCTCATCGGCGAATCCGGCGTCGCCAAGATCGCCGACTTCGGCATTTCCCGGGCGACCGGCGAAGGACTGGTGACCGGCGGCGGCTTCATCGCCGGCACTCCCGCCTTCCTGGCCCCCGAAGTCGCCGGCGGCGGCGAAGGCGGCTTCCCGGCGGACGTGTTCGCGCTCGGCGCGACGCTCTACCGCGCGCTGGAGGGCACGCCGCCGTTCGGCACCGACGACAACCCGATCGCCCTGCTCCTGAAGGTCGCCAAGGAGGAGGTCATCCCGCCGCGGCACGACGGGCCGCTCGCCGAGGTCCTCGGCCGGCTCCTGCGGCGCGATCCCGCGGAACGCCCGACCATGGTCGAAGCCCAGGAGCTGTTCGAGGCGGTCACCGAGAACCGTCCGCTGCCGCCGTCGCGGCCCCGGCGGACCGCGACCCGCCTGATCCGCGTCCGGCGTTCGCGGCGCCCGATCGTCCTGGCCTCCGCGGCCGGTGCGGTCCTGCTGGCATTGGGCGTCGTGATCGGGACGGCGCTGGTCCCGGACGGCACGGCCACCGTCGCGGCGCCGGTCTCGTCCTCTCCTCCCGGCACGACGCCGCCGTCCCCGACGACCACCACCGACCTGGGCTGTGCCGCCCGCTACGAGGTGACGAACTCCTGGCCGGGCGGCTACCAGGTGGAGGTGACGGTCCGCAACGACCACGGCGCCGGCCTCTCGGGCTGGCGCGTCCTCTGGACGTTGCCCGCCGGGCACCGCATCAGCGACCTGTGGAACGGCAGCTTCACCGTCGAGGGTTCGGCGGTGACGGTGGAAAACGCGTCCTGGAACGCGAAGCTGGACGCGAGCGGGTCGACGACGTTCGGCTTCATCGCCTTGACGCAGAGCGGAAGCGGCGGCGCCCGCCCGTCCCTCACCTGCCGGACTCTCTGA